Genomic DNA from Gopherus evgoodei ecotype Sinaloan lineage unplaced genomic scaffold, rGopEvg1_v1.p scaffold_35_arrow_ctg1, whole genome shotgun sequence:
cagtgggggagaggggcgctgtgcgtggtggggggagagtggAGGAGCGCTATGGGGGGGCAGCCCAGAGGTGTGCTGTGTGGGGGGGACCCCGGGGGGTGCATGGTGGGGATGCAGTGTGGGGGGCACCTTGGGGGGAAGTgagggtgctgtgctgtgcaggggggcagtgtggggggacCCCAGGGGGGGCTGTGCATGGGGGGGTAGTgtagaggggcagtgtggggggacCCCAGGAGGGGCTGTGCATGGGGGGGTAGTgtagaggggcagtgtggggggaccccagggggtgctgtgcaTGGGGGGTAGTGtaggggggcagtgtgtgtgctgTGAGGGGGTCGctctcccacctcccccttcctgccctggcagcaaAATAACCAGCTGGAGACTCACTTGTTTGGGGCGTTTCTGGCCTTCATCGTGGGCGTCGTTTACTTCTGGGTCCAGGCGGTGCTGACCCATCGGGTGAAGCCGCAGCGCGGCAGGCGCTGGATCGGGCCAACCCGGTTCTGTCTCAGCGCCGGCAGCACGGCCCTGCTCGTGGCCAGTATCCTTGGTGTGAGGGGCGGGCCAGGGCGAGCGGgcgctgcaggtcgggagtgaggggccctggcagggctggggagaggcctgggctagcgggggctgcgggtcgggagtgaggggcaccggcagggctggggggagcccaggaccaggctagcagggggctgcgggtcgggagtgaggggcaccggcggggcCGGGCTAGCggaggctgcgggtcgggagtgaggggcaccagcagggccgggctagcaggggctgcaggtcgggagtgaggggcaccggcggggcCGGGCTagcgggggctgcaggtcgggagtgaggggccctggcagggctggagagaggcctGGGTTAGCGggggactgcgggtcgggagtgtgGGGCACCTGCGGGGCCGGgctagcgggggctgcgggtcgggagtgagaggcaccagcagggccgggctagcaggggctgcgggtcgggagtgagaggcaccagcagggccgggctagcaggggctgcgggtcgggagtgaggggcaccggcggggccgggctagcgggggctgcgggtcgggagtgaggggccctggcagggctggggagaggcctGGGCTAGCGggggactgcgggtcgggagtgtgGGGCACCGGCGGGGCCGGGCtaacgggggctgcgggtcgggagtgaggggcaccggcggggccgggctagcgggggctgcgggtcgggagtgtggggcaccagcagggccgggctagcgggggctgcgggtcgggagtgtgGGGCACCGGCGGGGCCGGgctagcgggggctgcgggtcgggagtgaggggccctggcagggctGCGGAGAGGCCTGGGCTAGCGggggactgcgggtcgggagtgtgGGGCACCGGCGGGGCCGGgctagcgggggctgcgggtcgggagtgaggggcaccggcggggccaagctagcaggggctgcgggttgggagtgaggggcatcaccCGCTGTTGCCCCTTGACTCGGGCTCCGTGTTCACTCTGCACGGGCTGGGGCTGCGGTCGGAAGCCGCCGCCTGCGAATGGACCTTGGCCCTgaccctcttcctcctcttcggCCTCTTCGCCGTGGATTTCCGGCACATCGAGTCCTGCTCCCTGCGGCTGCAGCGCCGGGCACCCGCCCCCACCCTGGAGCTGGGTGCCGCCTCCACGCAGACCCTGGCGCCCtaggcccagccctgcctggacaGGTGCCCCCATGGCTCGGGGGCAGGGACCCTTGTGCCCCTCTGGGGCTGGATGGCCACCCCCagctcttccccccgccccctgctgggggcactgccagggggaagctcgcagcgctggggctggctggctgctgggatggAGACTGGTGGAGCCTCAGttctggtgggtgggggggaatgttCAGAGATCCTCCTATTCTCCCCGGGGTCAGAAGTGCTCCGACCCCCTCCCACCGCAGGGACAGAAGTGCTCTGACCCCCCGACACAGAGAGGAGGGGTTGTAATAAATGTGGGGTTTCTCATAGCTGGTGTCTGTGTCACAtttggagggggagaggctgggggggcaggggaggtagCAGAGATTGCCCCCCCCAATTCCTCACACTgcctggcagggcagggcattgCTCAGAACGGGGGTCGGGAGAGCTTcacagagccaggactcctggattctttccctgatgttgggggggggagtggtgtctagtgggtagagcggggggggggaaccaggacgcctgggttctataatcagtaggggaggagagggaaaggcccGGGGCTGGGGGTAACAATCCTTTCATCtctccatggggcggggggggggatacagaccagcagctccctctgccctgggtgcatcccagagccccaccccctgtCATTGTCTGGTTCATCTACTCAGagtgccctggggccgggtgggggccggcgccccccagaggggacaggccttGGGCctcattccccgccccccccaactccccagaTTCCtcccacgggggtgggggggagcctgcGTTTGGTAGCACGGATGGGGGGAGCTGGACCGGGAAGGGGAGTCCAAGTGTTGCGGGGGGTTGGAGGAGAACAAACCCCTGTAGCCcccgggggatgggggcaggtgggggaggttaggagagatggggagaggggagggaaatcgGGGGGGGACAGCAAATgaagagttgggggagggggaagagccgGGGGAGGGGACgtagagggaggggctgggacggGGCTGTCTGAGCCCAGGCATGGAGGGGGGAACAAACGGTGCGAGGCCCCCCCATGGGGGGTGGCTCTTGGTcagttttttctgtatttttggtTTTTTAGACCATCAGTGAGCCCCAAAAGAGTGAAATGGGGGGgacagagcgagagagagagacacggaTGTcgggggggcaggtggaggggcagTGCTCACAGGCACCAGCTCGCTAGCATGCAGCCCAGCTCCCACCAGGATCGCCCGGGGGGGAcgactggggggggggctgcaggattTCTTTAGAGCTGTGAGACCCAGCGACCCGagaggtgcccctcactcccgacccgcagccccctggttccccagccctcagcacccccagccctgccggtgcccctcactcctgacctgcagcccctgctagcccagccctgggctttcccagcccacaggtgcccctcactcccgacctgcagccccctgctagcccagccctgggcttccccctgctctgccggtgcccctcactcccgacctgcagcccctgctagcccagccctgggctttcccaGCCCacgggtgcccctcactcctgacctgcagccccctgctagcccagccctgggcttccccctgctctgccggtgcccctcactcccgacctgcagcccctgctagcccagccctgggctttccctgcccaccggtgcccctcagtcctgacctgcagcccctgtcaGGTCAGCCCTGCACCctggccctgctggtgcccctcactcccgacctgcagcccctgcttgcccagccctgccggtgcccctcactcccgacccgcagccccggctcgcccagccctgggctgttgGCTCATTGGAGAAGCAGGTCCCAGAAGCTGATGGAAGCCAGGGCAGgttctccttcacttcctgtcctgaatggcccccgcgccccaccccagagaggcTGCGTCTTATGGTCGATCCCAGGCTGAAAAGGAATccttgggggacagggagcagggtgggacaTGGGGTCCGGTTTGCTCCATGCTGGGAATTGGTGCATGGGGGCCAGGGGAACTGGCAGAGGGAGGCGTGGGGGGCCACCTTCCCCTTTGAGCTACACCTATATGGCTCGGTGGCTTTGCTCCGGCCGTGCCCCCATGTAAACGCTCTTAACCAGCTTCAGAACAGTTCAGTGtaaatctggttccattttccATCACCTTTCGTAGCCGGGGCGCAGAACCCACGTTGGCACCTGCGCGGGTGAAGGCGAGAGCGGACGCCCccccaagctgggaggggggcagatgCTGCCCCACCTGCCTTTCCAGGCCTgttaccccctccccccggccttGCCCCAGTCTGGAGCAGGACTGATGCTGCTGCAGGCTAAACTTGTTTGAGTCGGTGCCAGCTTGACCCTGAGTTTTAACCGGCGACTTCCCTTGTAGGATGGGCGGGGGGCTGGAGAGGCGGCATGTCCTTAACGAGAGCTGGCTGAGGTCGGGTTCCGGAAAAGTGAGGTGGGCCGACTACTCCGGTTCAAACTGGCTTTCAGCCCCCCAGAAGGGGGTGCGGGGGCAGAGGGGCAAAGGGGTTGACGTTCACACTGGGTAAGAAATCGTTGTCGGTGGCTCATGGCTGCTGTGAAACGTGTTTACACTTGGAGTGGGTTTCACAAAATGGATTTTGACCCAGTCTGCATCGGTTTGGCACGGACCCACCCAAGGTGCATCGGTTTGGCACAGACTCTCGTTCCCGGCCTAGGTGGAGCTGCTTTGGGGACCGATGACGTGATGAGTTACCCTCCTACGACCCGATGAGTTACCCTCCTACGACCCCAGGCTTCCAATTTGGCCCTGGGATCTTCCCCAGCTCAGCCCAGGGCCCCCGgctgctcgggggtgggggggcggtccCCTCCGTATAAATCATTCACTGGAGCCCGGGCCGGGCCTGGGCTCAGCTGGGAGCTGGATGACCCGAGTTCCAGTCCCAGGTAGGAATCCAGCAGCCGATGGATCTGCACCTGGCCCGAATCGCTAGGCTATTCACTCGCTTCCCCCAAACCGACACCCCCCGGCTGGCTAGTGACTCAACTCCCACTGGATGTGGGGCAGATCTGTGCTTTCCCCGCCCAGAAATCATTGCTGCTGCTACGAAGCTGGGTGAAGCGCGTCTACACTTGGGAGCGGGGAGGAGGTTTCACTCTGGTTTAACAGAACTGATTTCGACCGGGTTTACACGCGCCCATTTGCCATGTCCTAGCCCAGGAGAGTGACCATTAAGCTCGGGAGCCGTTGGTTTTCAGGCACCCGCAAAGGAGACGCATTGAGCCCGGCCACAAGGCGAAGCAAGAAAAGACGCGGCCAAAGCCCACTGTTATTCCTCTGCCTTCTGAGCGTTTACCGGGGCCAGGGGGGTTTAATGGCTTATAACGTGCGGACGGTTTGGTTCCCAACAGCCGCCGTCATTCAGAAACCGGCGGCTCTCCCCCCCCCTCGCCCGTCACTTTGCGCAACCGTGAAAACGGAAAGAAACAGCGGCCCCGGGCGACCGAGCAGAAAGCGGTGTCGCCCCCCCCCGACGTGCGAAGAGGACGAAGCAGGCCGGGGCCTCGGCCGGCTGCAGCGAAGTCGGTTCCTTTCCTCGGCTCCACCGCCGGGGCCAGGAAAGCGCCGGTtccctccctgcctggctccgGAGCTGGGGGTGAGCAGAGATGTGGCCCCAGGTTTCGGGGGACCGGGAGAGTTTCGCCCCGCGGGAGAAGAAAGCCCCCCCCGCCTTTCCGGGACCGGCGTGAGCACGCGAACTGGTTTGATCCAGCAAGGGGGCGTCCACACACGCCCGGGGACCCGAGCCTCCCGTTTCGCTTCACCGCAGCAGGTGGCAAACCTCGTGGGGGGGGGCCATGAAAGCAGTTTGGGACGAAGCCAGCCAAGGTCTGGGGCGGATCGAACTGGGGCGTGGGGGGGCGTGGGGCAGAGGAACGAGGAGGGGCAAGCGGAGGAGAGGGTAACGAATCCACCTATCCACTCCCTCCCCAttcaataaattaaattaaaatcttgTCCCCCACCACcctggccagccagccagccgcccccacccaccccgctcccctcccccagctcagttttttttcctctgtggatTTTTTGTGGGGTTTCTTGTCATTTGCAGTTTCCTTTTCGTTCTTGTgtgtcggggggtggggggggcttgtTTGTTCTCAATATTTACAGGTTCACAGTATGGCCTGCTCGGACGGCGGCACCTGGTCAGCCGTTGGGGGGGCAATTCCCCTGCGGCCCCCCCCAAAGCCCCGTCAGGGGCGAGGTCCCATCCGTGTCTTTCTACCTCTGCTTCCCGCCCCGGCGCCGGCCGCAGGGGGCcgcgggggctggggccagagtgaGGGGCCGGGCTCCCCGGGGGTCACGGCTGCTGCGGGGGCTGGGGGGCCTGCGTCCCGTTGGACGACACGAGTTTCTTTTCCTTGCATGagccgcggcgaggctgctccgCGACGTCGGGGTCGGAGCGCCGGGAATTCGGGGCCACGCGGGTGGGGGTGCCCGGCGGACGGGGCTGCTGCCCGTTCTTCTCGTCTGGTGGGGGGACGGGGAGACGTGGATTAGGTGAGggttgcccctcactcccgacctgcagcccccgctagccctgccctgggctccccccaaccctgctggtgcccctcactcccgacccgcagcccccggtagcccggccctgggctccccccaaccttgtcggtgcccctcactcccgacccgaagcccccgctagcccagccctgcccccctagccccgctggtgcccctcactcccgactcgcagcccctgctagcccagccgtGCCCCCTGAGCCCTGccggtgctcctcactcccgacccgcagcccccgctagcctgtccctgggctccccccagccctgccggtgcccctcactcccgacccgcagcccccgctagcccggccctgggctccccccagccctgccggtgcccctcactcccgacccgcagcccccgctagcccggccctgggctccccccagccctgccggtgcccctcactcccgacctgcagcccccccacggGGCCCCAGAGCGGAGAGGCCGTGGGGCCGCACTCACCGGCCAGGGCCTGCACCGAGGGCTGGTCGTGGGAACTGAGCAGCTGAGCCTGGATCGTCTCCACGACCCGCTTGAACCGGCGGCTGGGCCCTGGGGGGAGGTGAGAGGTTAagggggggggctccctgggtcCTGTGTtctggggcagatgggggagtGGAGGGTCCCAGGGCAATGGCTGAGGGTGATGGGGGGCCAAGAGACAGGGGGGTctgggggaatggggtggggagccaggggaggggtcctggggcaggggactggtccCAGGGAGCAGAGGCCccaggggcagggaatgggggccccaggggaagggaaCAGGGTCCGTGCCCAGcacagggcccagggcagggagcggggttcCGGGGGAGCCCCAGGGGCAGGGAATGCggccccaggggaagggaagagggtccCAGGGGTGCGGAGGGCCCAGGGGAAGGGAACAGGGCCCCAAGGGAAGGGAACGGGGTCCCGGGGGCAGCAGAGGCCCTGGGAGCAGGGAACGGGGCCCCGGGGCCAGGGAACGGGGTCCTGGGGGAACAGAGGCCCCaggagcagggaatggggcccCGGGGCCAGGGAAcggggccccaggggaagggaagagggtccCAGGGGTGCGGAGGCCCCAGGGGCAGGGAAcggggccccaggggaagggaaCGGGGTCCCGGGGGAGCAGAGGCCCTGGGAGCAGGGAACGGGGCCCCGTGGCCAGGGAACAGGGTCCTGGGGGAACAGAGGCCCTGGGAGCAGGGAACGGGGCCCCGTGGCCAGGGAACAGGGTCCTGGGGGAACAGAGGCCCCAGGAGTAGGGAACGGGGCCCCAGGGGCAGGGAAcggggccccaggggaagggaaCGGGGTCCCGGGGGAGCAGAGGCCCTGGGAGCAGGGAACGGGGCCCCGTGGCCAGGGAACGGGGTCCTGGGGAACAGAGGCCCCAGGAGTAGGGAACGGGGCCCCAGGAGTAGGGAACGGGGCCCCGGGGGAAGGGAACGGGGTCCCGGGGGGAGCAGAGGCCCTGGGAGCAGGGAACGGGGCCCCGGGGCCAGGGAACGGGGTCCCGGGGGAACAGAGGCCCCGGGAGCAGGGAACggggtccaggggccccacctgagATGAGGGTGAAGCTGACGGAGAACACCCCACTGTCCTTGGGGGCGGCCCCCCCCTCCGAGGCGCTGATGTCCACCTGGAACCGGACGGGTTTCTGGAAGACAGCCGGGCCCCCCGACGCCCGGTACTCGGCCCGGAAGCTCGTCTGGGACAGGACGCTGTGACTCAGGCTGGGGATCTGGGGGGCGGACGCGGCAGGTCAGGATCCCCACGGCTGTTCCCCGGCCCCCcgtggccccgccccctcccctcagagac
This window encodes:
- the TMEM150B gene encoding modulator of macroautophagy TMEM150B, whose translation is MWGWALLPILLAIWGTVGFWVVYAMSVANGSVNVTVGFPYISTCGSDPPQSCIFSQVLNVGAFLVVWISCLRFQQVRDWGGPCALNAAGLCLGLLCALGASLVGNFQQNNQLETHLFGAFLAFIVGVVYFWVQAVLTHRVKPQRGRRWIGPTRFCLSAGSTALLVASILGVRLGLRSEAAACEWTLALTLFLLFGLFAVDFRHIESCSLRLQPWPASQPPPPT